TCGGGTTCCCGCAGCGACAGGGTGGAGTTTTCCGCCGACGCTCAGGAACTGGCCCGTCTGGCGCAAATGGTCAGGCAGATGCCCGAGGTGCGGGAGGACGTGGTGCGGCAACTGGCGGAGACCCTGAAAGACGGCAGCTATCACGTGCCCGCCCGGGACGTGGCCGAGAAGATGGTGGTCAGGTATCTGGCCGACCACCTGCAGTAGCGCCGGAGGGGAAGTGGCCCGCAGTACGGGTGGCCGGCCCGCTGCAGCACGGCGGGGGCCGGGTGCTCCCGGCCGGCGGGCAGCAGTTGGCCGAGGGGGCGGGGCGCCATGGATCGGAGCCTCATTACCAGTCTCATCGGGGTACTGGAAGCTCACGAAGAAGTTTACGGTGACCTTCTCAGCCTGGGTCGGAGGCAGAAGGAACTGGTGATGAAGGGAGACCTGCCCGGGCTGGAGGCGCTTCTGGAAGTCCAGCAGGCCCTGGTGCATCGCGCCGGCCACCTGGAGGGTGAGCGGTCCCAGGTGACGGATGGCCTCGCCCGCAGTTGGGGAATCCCCGTTGAGTCCCTCAGCCTGACCCGTATCCAGGAGCGCTGCCAGGAGAACAGCTGGCCG
This genomic interval from Bacillota bacterium contains the following:
- the flgM gene encoding flagellar biosynthesis anti-sigma factor FlgM → MKISNRQIQSVIEAYQKRLEAVDSGQRAGVARRSGSRSDRVEFSADAQELARLAQMVRQMPEVREDVVRQLAETLKDGSYHVPARDVAEKMVVRYLADHLQ
- a CDS encoding flagellar protein FlgN, with product MDRSLITSLIGVLEAHEEVYGDLLSLGRRQKELVMKGDLPGLEALLEVQQALVHRAGHLEGERSQVTDGLARSWGIPVESLSLTRIQERCQENSWPEAARLGELRTSLERLVVDLHEVNQENERLLKRALALVRHTLDLVLPMEASPGYSSKGHRRRDVPRAVDRHA